Genomic segment of uncultured Desulfobacter sp.:
CCACCCAGATCGGTCTCACGGCCACCCCCAAGGAGACCAAAGCGGTTTCCAACATCGATTACTTCGGCGACCCCATTTACACCTACAGCCTGCGGCAGGGCATCAACGACGGATTTCTGGCACCCTACAAAGTTGTGCGCATCGACATAGACAAAGACCTCACCGGATGGCGGCCCGACAAAGGCATGGTCGACAAGTACGGCAATGAGATAGAGGACCGTATATACAACCAGCAGGATTTTGACAAAACCCTGGTTCTGGAGCCCCGCACCTGGCTGGTGGCCCAAAAGATCACCGAATTTCTCAAACAGACCGACCGCTTCGACAAATCCATCGTCTTTTGCGAAAACATTGATCATGCCGAGCGTATGCGTGGCGCCCTGGTAAATGAAAACCCGGATCTGGCGGCACAGAACAGCAAATACGTCATGCGCATCACCGGCGATAACGAGGAGGGCAAGGCCGAGCTGGACAACTTCATTTTCCCGGAGAGCAGATACCCGGTCATTGCCACCACGTCCAAGCTGATGACCACAGGTGTCGATGCCCAAACCTGTAAACTCATTGTCCTTGACCAGCGCATTCAGTCCATGACCGAGTTCAAACAGATCATCGGGCGCGGCACCCGCATCAATGAAGACTACGGCAAATATTATTTCACCATCATGGATTTTAAAAAAGCCACCGAGCTGTTTGCCGACCCGGATTTCGACGGTGATCCGGTACAGATCTATAAGCCCAAGGGGGATGAGTCTCCGGTTCCGCCGGATCTCCCGATAGAAGATGAAGGCGGCAGTGACATCACCTACCCGGAAACCTCCGACGATCCGGGCTGGACCGGTGTGGCCGACCCGCGCCCTGGAGAAGAGGGAATTGGCGTTCGCCGATACGTTGTGGCGGATATAAAGGTTGAGGTGGCTGCCGAACGGGTTCAATACTTTGATGAAAACGGAAAATTGATCACCGAATCCCTCAAGGACTACACCCGAAAGGCATTAAACAAAACATACGCATCCCTTGATGATTTCCTTGGCCGATGGCGCGGCAGCGACAAAAAACAGGCCGTTATTGACGAACTGCTGGAACAAGGCGTATTCTTCGACGCCCTTGCAGATGAGATCGGCAGACAATCGGGTAAAGCGTTCGATCCCTTTGACCTGGTCTGTCATGTGGCCTGGGATATGCCGCCCCTTACCCGGAAAGAACGGGCAGACCAGGTAAAGAAACGCAATTACTTTACCCGGTACGGAGAACAGGCGCGACGTGTTCTGGATGCCCTGCTTGACAAATATGCCGATGAAGGCGTGGCCCAGATTGAAGAGACACAGATTCTCACCATTGCCCCGTTTACCCAATTCGGCACCCCGTTGGAAATCATCCGCCTCTTTGGCGGTCTGGATCAGTACCGGCAAGCCATTAACGAACTTGAGCAGGCATTATACAGCGCCTGACAGCCATGGGCTGACCTGACCACGCAACGGCCGGACACAGCCCACAACGAAAGTTGAAAGATCTGTGCAGGTTACACAGACTTTCTTATAAAAAAACCGGAGAAACATTACATATGTCTTTGACAACCCTGGTCAAATCCATCCAGGACATCATGCGCAAGGATGTCGGTGTCGATGGAGACGCCCAGCGCATCAGCCAGATGGTCTGGCTGATTTTTTTAAAAATTTTTGATGACAAGGAGCAGGAGTGGCAGCTCACGGTGCCCCACTACGTATCGCCGCTGCCCAGCCGTTTCCGCTGGGCCAACTGGGCCAAAAACCCGGAAGGAATGACCGGTGAGGAACTGGTTGATTTTGTAAACAACGATCTTTTTCCGGCACTGAAAAATCTGGCCACCAAAGCCGGTGTCTCCGACCGCGGCAAAGTGGTGGGGTCGGTATTTGAGGACGCCTACAACTACATGAAGTCCGGCACCCTCCTGCGCCAGGTGATCAACACCATCGAAGAGAATCTGGACCTGAACAGATCCCAGGACCGCCACCTGTTCAACGATATCTATGAAAAAATTCTGGCCGACCTGCAATCTGCGGGCAAT
This window contains:
- a CDS encoding DEAD/DEAH box helicase family protein, which produces MNKKQLSERDICTKFITPALARTGWDIATQVREEYPLTQGRIIVRGKLHTRAKNKRADYVLFYKPNIPIAVIEAKDNTHSMGDGMQQALGYADMLQVPFVFSSNGEGFLFHNKIAVDGIVERELTLNEFPSVETLWQWWAQHRGLNDGQNALLQQDYYSDTNGKTPRYYQLLAINKTIEAIARGQNRILLVMATGTGKTYTAFQIIWRLWKSRAKKRILFLADRNILVDQTMTNDFKPFGPAMTKIQKRQANKSYEIYLSLYQAVTGNEEEKNIYKQFSPNFFDLIIIDECHRGSAAADSAWREILEYFTSATQIGLTATPKETKAVSNIDYFGDPIYTYSLRQGINDGFLAPYKVVRIDIDKDLTGWRPDKGMVDKYGNEIEDRIYNQQDFDKTLVLEPRTWLVAQKITEFLKQTDRFDKSIVFCENIDHAERMRGALVNENPDLAAQNSKYVMRITGDNEEGKAELDNFIFPESRYPVIATTSKLMTTGVDAQTCKLIVLDQRIQSMTEFKQIIGRGTRINEDYGKYYFTIMDFKKATELFADPDFDGDPVQIYKPKGDESPVPPDLPIEDEGGSDITYPETSDDPGWTGVADPRPGEEGIGVRRYVVADIKVEVAAERVQYFDENGKLITESLKDYTRKALNKTYASLDDFLGRWRGSDKKQAVIDELLEQGVFFDALADEIGRQSGKAFDPFDLVCHVAWDMPPLTRKERADQVKKRNYFTRYGEQARRVLDALLDKYADEGVAQIEETQILTIAPFTQFGTPLEIIRLFGGLDQYRQAINELEQALYSA